The genomic window TCGACCATGTCGAGGGTGGTGCGCTCGTTGTCGGAGAGCTCGAACATGAGCTCTTTTTCAATGGACTGGCTCGCCTGGTCGACGGAATCGCCGTTGTCCACGTCGCTGATACCCTGTTTGCGCACCGTGCGCAGGATGTCGTCGCGCATGGAGACGAGCTCGGCGCGGATCGACTTGATCTTCGCCGGCGTCAGCCACGCCAGATCTTTGGCGGAAGCTCCGGCGGAAGCCTTGGGCTTCGCCGGCGAGTTCACCGCCTTCTTCACGAGTTTTTTCGTCATAACGCCTCCGGAAAATCGGAAAGGGATAGTATATGAGAATGCCCGCGCGACGCAAGACCCAGGCCCGCCGGGCGCGACGCCGGGGTCCTCGCCCTGCCTGCAACAGAACGGCTATGCGCCGGGAACGGTCTCGGCAAGGCGAGAGGCGGCGTCCTTGAGGCGGGAGACGACCATGTCCTTGCCCATGATCTCGAGCATCAGGAACAAGGTCGGCCCCTCGGTCCGTCCGCTGACGGCCACCCGGATCGGATGGAAGACCTGGCCGTTCTTGAGGC from Elusimicrobiota bacterium includes these protein-coding regions:
- a CDS encoding TraR/DksA family transcriptional regulator, with translation MTKKLVKKAVNSPAKPKASAGASAKDLAWLTPAKIKSIRAELVSMRDDILRTVRKQGISDVDNGDSVDQASQSIEKELMFELSDNERTTLDMVEAAIRKIDNGTYGLCEATQKPITRARLEAIPYARYSIAYQNQIEQKVTEAAEPGLDFSVIGETERAGE